One window of the Terriglobales bacterium genome contains the following:
- a CDS encoding serine hydrolase — protein MLEKAIGEGEVPGAVVIVGQGDAVLYRRAFGWRALEPERERMTLDTVFDLASLTKPMVTATALMQLVEQGNVDVDDPLTKYLPECAANGKQAITVRMLATHYSGLRADLALTETWSGKEEALRRACAEKPVDAPGTKWRYSDINYILLGEVVERVSGQPLAEYAQRKIFAPLGMKETRFLPPDEWRRRILPTEADESGAMLRGVVHDPTARRMGGVAGHAGVFSTADDVARFARAMLAGGEAVLTAKSVALMTSPQQPGAANVLRGIGWDIDSPHSSPRGDWLPRGSFGHTGFTGTSLWIDPASRTYIVLLTHAVHPRGGKSAVPLRRRVANAVAKSLRIGALATTKEAGATQTGIDVLEASKFDLLRAPGAQRPRRIGLLTNETGKDSQGRRSIDVLGRAPDVELVAIFSPEHGITGAEDRADIADRRDGPTGLPVYSLNFANPATRRPRAEWLRGLDAVVVDLQDAGASFYTYYLTMAYMMEQAAKEGVEVVVLDRPNPVTGTVVEGPVSDANSASPLHPYVLPVRHGMTMGELARMLNGERKLGAWVSVVPMAGWRRRQWFDQTGLTWVAPSPNLPSVAAATLYPGVAMAEWSNVSVGRGTASPFEVLGAPWAEGDRLAAYLSRRKIPGVRFEAVQFTPLSSVYKGEACQGVRIAVTDRERLRTSRLGAELIAAMIRLYPAKYDLGRTADLVGDRGTVEALRRGEDPGVVSNRWQQKVKQFMRTRQRYLMY, from the coding sequence GTGCTGGAGAAAGCGATAGGTGAGGGCGAGGTTCCCGGGGCTGTCGTCATTGTGGGGCAGGGCGATGCGGTGCTGTACCGGCGGGCGTTCGGATGGAGGGCGCTGGAGCCGGAGCGCGAGCGCATGACGCTGGATACGGTGTTCGACCTGGCATCGTTGACGAAGCCGATGGTCACTGCGACCGCACTGATGCAACTGGTGGAGCAGGGCAACGTGGACGTGGACGACCCGCTGACCAAATATCTGCCGGAGTGCGCGGCGAATGGCAAACAGGCAATCACGGTGCGGATGCTGGCCACGCACTATTCCGGATTGCGGGCGGACCTGGCCCTGACAGAAACGTGGAGCGGAAAAGAAGAGGCGCTGCGGCGGGCCTGCGCAGAGAAGCCGGTGGACGCGCCGGGAACGAAGTGGCGCTACAGCGACATCAACTACATCCTGTTGGGCGAAGTGGTGGAGCGGGTGAGCGGGCAGCCGCTGGCGGAATATGCGCAGCGCAAGATCTTCGCACCTCTGGGGATGAAGGAAACGCGTTTTCTTCCGCCCGACGAATGGCGGCGGCGGATCTTGCCGACCGAAGCAGACGAATCGGGCGCGATGCTGCGCGGCGTGGTGCACGATCCCACGGCGCGGCGCATGGGCGGCGTGGCTGGTCACGCGGGAGTGTTCTCGACGGCGGACGACGTGGCCCGGTTCGCACGGGCCATGCTGGCGGGCGGAGAGGCCGTGCTGACAGCGAAATCCGTGGCGTTGATGACCTCGCCGCAGCAGCCGGGCGCGGCGAACGTGCTGCGCGGCATCGGCTGGGACATCGATTCGCCGCACTCCAGCCCCCGCGGGGACTGGCTGCCGCGGGGATCGTTCGGGCACACCGGGTTCACGGGAACGTCGCTGTGGATCGATCCGGCGTCGCGCACGTACATCGTGCTGCTCACCCATGCGGTACATCCGCGGGGTGGGAAGTCCGCGGTGCCATTGCGCAGGCGGGTGGCGAACGCGGTCGCAAAGTCCCTGCGAATCGGAGCGCTGGCGACGACCAAAGAAGCGGGCGCGACGCAGACCGGTATTGATGTGCTGGAGGCGAGCAAGTTCGATCTGCTGCGTGCGCCGGGTGCACAGCGGCCGCGGAGGATCGGGCTGCTGACCAACGAGACGGGGAAGGATTCGCAGGGACGCAGGAGCATCGACGTGCTCGGCCGCGCTCCCGACGTCGAACTGGTGGCGATCTTCAGTCCCGAACATGGAATCACGGGAGCGGAGGACCGTGCGGATATCGCCGACAGGCGCGACGGCCCGACCGGCCTGCCGGTGTACAGCCTGAACTTCGCTAATCCGGCGACGCGGCGGCCGCGGGCGGAGTGGCTGCGCGGGCTGGACGCGGTCGTGGTGGATCTTCAGGATGCCGGTGCAAGCTTCTACACGTACTACCTCACCATGGCCTACATGATGGAGCAGGCCGCGAAAGAGGGCGTGGAGGTGGTGGTGCTCGACCGGCCCAATCCCGTTACAGGGACGGTTGTCGAAGGACCGGTTTCCGACGCGAATTCCGCCAGCCCACTGCATCCCTACGTCTTGCCGGTGCGGCACGGCATGACCATGGGCGAGCTGGCACGGATGCTCAATGGGGAACGTAAGCTCGGAGCCTGGGTGAGCGTCGTTCCCATGGCGGGCTGGCGGCGCCGACAGTGGTTCGACCAGACGGGTTTGACGTGGGTGGCACCATCGCCCAATCTGCCGAGCGTGGCGGCGGCCACGCTGTATCCCGGCGTGGCCATGGCGGAGTGGTCCAACGTCTCGGTGGGAAGGGGAACTGCCAGCCCCTTTGAGGTGCTCGGTGCACCCTGGGCGGAAGGAGACCGGCTGGCCGCATACCTTAGCCGCCGAAAGATTCCCGGGGTGCGGTTCGAGGCTGTGCAGTTCACGCCGTTGTCGAGCGTATACAAGGGAGAGGCCTGCCAAGGCGTAAGAATCGCTGTGACGGATCGCGAGCGGCTGCGGACGAGCCGTCTGGGAGCAGAATTGATTGCGGCAATGATCCGGCTCTATCCGGCGAAGTACGATTTGGGCAGGACGGCGGACCTGGTCGGAGACAGGGGTACGGTTGAGGCGCTGAGGCGCGGCGAGGATCCAGGCGTGGTCTCAAACCGCTGGCAGCAAAAGGTAAAGCAATTTATGAGGACGAGACAGAGGTATCTAATGTACTGA
- the murQ gene encoding N-acetylmuramic acid 6-phosphate etherase translates to MTGRATKPRVPTEARNPATVALDTLSAFDIARRINQEDATVARTVSRALPAIARAIDAMARSLAKGGRVIYVGAGTSGRLAALDAAECPPTFGTRPRSVQFVIAGGRRALASASEVSEDSAAAGRRDLARRKPGPRDVVVGLAASGRTPYTVAALALARSRGARTVAITCNRGTPLARAAHIPIVLPTGPEVVAGSTRMKAGTAQKMALNMLSTGAMARLGFVYGNLMVNVHQRNRKLRERALAALEVATGLTRAAAVRALQLAGGNLPVALVMVKRGVSRAEARRRLRAARGHVRHAILGV, encoded by the coding sequence ATGACTGGCCGTGCAACCAAGCCGCGCGTGCCTACCGAGGCCCGCAACCCAGCCACGGTCGCGCTCGACACCCTCTCCGCGTTCGACATCGCCCGCCGCATCAACCAGGAAGACGCGACCGTCGCCCGCACCGTCTCCCGGGCTCTTCCCGCCATTGCCCGTGCCATTGACGCCATGGCCCGGTCGCTGGCGAAAGGCGGCCGCGTAATCTACGTCGGCGCAGGCACCAGCGGGCGTCTCGCTGCGCTCGACGCCGCCGAGTGCCCGCCCACCTTCGGCACCCGCCCGCGCAGCGTCCAATTCGTCATCGCCGGAGGTCGCCGCGCGCTGGCTTCCGCTTCCGAAGTCAGCGAAGATTCCGCCGCTGCCGGTCGCCGCGACCTGGCCCGCCGCAAACCCGGACCCAGGGATGTTGTCGTCGGCCTCGCGGCCAGCGGACGCACTCCCTACACCGTCGCCGCCCTGGCCCTGGCTCGCAGCCGCGGCGCGCGAACCGTCGCCATCACCTGCAATCGCGGCACGCCGCTTGCGCGCGCCGCCCACATCCCCATCGTTCTCCCCACCGGTCCGGAGGTCGTCGCCGGCTCCACTCGCATGAAGGCCGGCACCGCCCAGAAGATGGCTCTCAACATGCTCTCCACCGGCGCCATGGCCCGCCTCGGCTTCGTCTACGGCAACCTGATGGTCAACGTTCACCAGAGGAACCGGAAGTTGCGGGAGCGAGCGCTGGCCGCACTCGAAGTCGCCACGGGACTGACTCGCGCGGCCGCGGTTCGCGCTCTCCAGCTTGCCGGCGGCAACCTGCCTGTCGCCCTGGTGATGGTGAAGCGCGGCGTCTCCCGGGCGGAAGCTCGGCGGCGCCTCCGCGCCGCTCGCGGCCACGTCCGCCACGCTATCCTTGGTGTCTAA
- the murA gene encoding UDP-N-acetylglucosamine 1-carboxyvinyltransferase, producing MDKFVIRGGNPLIGTIRVSGAKNAALPAMAAALLTEEPVILENIPDVRDIQTERRLLESMGAEVELGYGRAHHRTTLCCRNLIREPEASYELVKTMRASTLVLGPLVARTGHARVSLPGGCAIGARPIDLHIKGLERLGATITQEHGYVVAQAERLRGGQIVFDKITVTGTEDLLMAATLADGETVMENCALEPEVADLAALLTRMGAHIEGAGTPTIRVRGVEKLRGARHRIIPDRIEAGTFVIAGALTGGDLVVSGCDPRHIHALLQKLEECGVTLRTGKDSVRVMGNGALRAADVSTAEYPGFATDLQAQYMALATQAEGTSVVTENIFENRFMHAQELVRMGASIKTEGNRAVVRGKTPLSGAAVLASDLRASASLVLAGLVAEGETIIDRVYHIDRGYERIEEKLRGVGAQMKRIGEMLPRRSPAPVAPVES from the coding sequence ATGGATAAGTTCGTCATTCGCGGCGGCAATCCTCTTATCGGCACCATCCGCGTCAGTGGTGCGAAAAACGCCGCTCTCCCCGCCATGGCCGCCGCGCTCCTCACGGAAGAACCGGTCATCCTTGAGAACATCCCCGACGTCCGCGATATCCAGACCGAGCGCAGGCTGCTGGAATCCATGGGCGCTGAAGTCGAACTCGGCTACGGACGCGCCCACCACCGCACCACCCTTTGCTGCCGCAACCTCATCCGCGAACCGGAAGCGTCGTACGAACTGGTGAAGACCATGCGCGCCTCCACGCTCGTCCTCGGCCCGCTGGTGGCGCGCACCGGGCACGCGCGCGTCTCCCTTCCCGGCGGATGCGCCATCGGCGCCCGCCCCATCGACCTGCACATCAAGGGCTTGGAGCGTCTCGGAGCCACCATCACCCAGGAGCACGGATACGTGGTCGCCCAGGCGGAGCGCCTGCGCGGCGGCCAAATCGTTTTCGACAAGATCACCGTGACCGGCACCGAAGACCTGCTCATGGCCGCCACGCTCGCCGATGGCGAGACCGTGATGGAGAACTGCGCCCTCGAGCCCGAGGTCGCCGACCTCGCCGCGCTGCTCACCCGCATGGGCGCGCACATCGAAGGCGCCGGAACCCCCACCATCCGCGTCCGCGGCGTGGAGAAGCTGCGCGGCGCACGCCACCGCATCATCCCCGACCGCATCGAAGCCGGCACCTTTGTCATCGCCGGCGCGCTCACCGGCGGCGACCTGGTCGTCTCCGGCTGCGACCCGCGCCACATTCACGCCTTGTTGCAGAAGCTGGAAGAGTGCGGCGTCACCCTGCGCACCGGCAAGGATTCCGTCCGCGTCATGGGCAACGGCGCGTTGCGCGCCGCCGATGTCTCCACCGCCGAGTATCCCGGCTTCGCCACCGACCTGCAGGCGCAGTACATGGCTCTCGCCACGCAGGCTGAAGGCACTTCCGTTGTCACTGAGAACATCTTCGAGAACCGCTTCATGCACGCCCAGGAGCTGGTCCGCATGGGCGCCAGTATCAAGACGGAGGGGAACCGCGCCGTCGTCCGCGGCAAGACTCCGCTTTCTGGCGCCGCCGTGCTCGCTTCGGACCTGCGCGCTTCCGCGTCCCTGGTGCTGGCCGGCCTGGTCGCCGAAGGAGAGACCATCATCGACCGCGTCTATCACATCGACCGCGGCTACGAGCGCATCGAGGAAAAGCTGCGCGGTGTCGGCGCCCAGATGAAGCGCATCGGCGAAATGCTCCCCCGCCGCTCCCCCGCCCCCGTCGCCCCGGTCGAGAGCTGA
- a CDS encoding serine hydrolase domain-containing protein encodes MLDEGIADHAFPGAAVAVTHEGKLVALKGLGRFTYAASSPEVTAATVFDLASVSKVIATTAMAMVLYERGHLNLEAPLASVVPEFASADDPRRRAVTFRMLLAHSSGLPAYERLFKTAATRDALLHAAFSIPLEADPGACAAYSDLGFIVLGEALARIAGEPLDSFCRREVFGPLGMAQTTFNPPAAWKSRIPPTVDDRDFRRRIIQGEVHDENSSVLGGVAGHAGLFAPAADVATFAHMMLRGGHPILRPETVELFTRRESSPPGTSRALGWDTPRHPSQSGRHFSPRSFGHLGYTGASLWIDPDRALSVTLLTNRTFPDRSSQKIKEVRPRFHDAIIEALR; translated from the coding sequence GTGCTCGACGAGGGCATCGCCGACCATGCTTTCCCCGGCGCCGCCGTCGCGGTTACACACGAAGGCAAGCTGGTAGCGCTGAAGGGCCTTGGCCGCTTCACCTATGCTGCTTCCAGTCCGGAAGTCACCGCAGCCACCGTATTCGACCTCGCCTCGGTCTCCAAAGTCATCGCCACCACGGCCATGGCAATGGTGCTTTACGAGCGCGGCCATCTGAACCTCGAAGCGCCACTTGCCTCGGTCGTTCCCGAATTCGCCTCTGCCGACGACCCCCGCCGCCGCGCCGTTACGTTCCGCATGCTGCTGGCGCACTCTTCCGGACTTCCCGCCTACGAGCGCCTGTTCAAAACCGCCGCCACCCGCGACGCGCTCTTGCACGCCGCCTTTTCCATTCCGCTTGAAGCCGATCCCGGCGCTTGCGCCGCATACAGCGACCTGGGCTTCATCGTATTGGGCGAAGCTCTGGCGCGCATCGCCGGCGAGCCGTTGGATTCGTTCTGTCGCCGCGAAGTCTTCGGTCCGCTGGGGATGGCTCAGACGACCTTCAATCCTCCTGCCGCATGGAAGTCCCGCATTCCGCCCACCGTGGACGACCGCGACTTTCGTCGCCGCATCATTCAGGGCGAGGTGCACGATGAAAACTCCAGCGTCCTCGGTGGCGTCGCCGGACACGCCGGCCTGTTCGCGCCGGCCGCCGATGTGGCCACGTTCGCGCACATGATGTTGCGCGGCGGCCATCCCATCCTGCGCCCGGAGACCGTCGAATTGTTCACCCGTCGGGAATCCTCGCCGCCCGGCACTTCCCGTGCCCTCGGCTGGGACACGCCGCGCCACCCCTCGCAGTCCGGCCGGCACTTCTCGCCGCGCTCCTTCGGCCATCTCGGCTACACCGGTGCTTCGCTTTGGATCGACCCCGACCGCGCCCTCTCCGTCACCTTGCTCACCAACCGCACCTTCCCCGACCGCAGTTCGCAGAAGATCAAGGAAGTTCGCCCGCGATTTCATGACGCCATCATCGAGGCGCTCCGATGA